The following are from one region of the Salvia hispanica cultivar TCC Black 2014 chromosome 1, UniMelb_Shisp_WGS_1.0, whole genome shotgun sequence genome:
- the LOC125200662 gene encoding mannose-P-dolichol utilization defect 1 protein homolog 2: MIEMKFLGMDFTCALSSLQSGQIPEKDCLLPLISKLLGYLIVAASTTVKLPQILKIVQNSSVRGLSVVAFELEVVGYTIALAYCLHKGLPFSAYGELAFLLIQAIILVAIIYYFSQPLGIKTWIRGLLYCAIAPSVLAGKIDPMLFEALYASQHAIFFCARIPQIWANFKNKSTGELSFLTSLMNFAGSMVRVFTSMQEKAPMSVVMGSVIGIVTNGTILSQIVLYQKPPARKEKKSD, translated from the exons ATGATAGAGATGAAGTTTCTCGGTATGGATTTCACCTGCGCTTTGAGTTCGTTGCAAAGCGGTCAAATTCCAGAAAAAGACTGCTTGCTTCCGTTAATATCAAAGCTATTGGGTTACTTGATCGTCGCCGCTTCCACCACCGTTAAACTCCCGCAG attcTAAAAATTGTACAAAACAGTAGTGTCAGAGGGCTTAGTGTTGTGGCGTTTGAACTTGAAGTTGTCGGCTACACAATTGCGCTAGCATACTGTCTTCACAAAGGGCTTCCATTTTCAGCTTATGGGGAGCTAGCATTCCTATTGATTCAGG CTATAATTCTTGTAGCAATCATCTATTACTTTTCTCAACCTCTAGGAATAAAGACATGGATCAGAGGCTTATT ATACTGTGCAATAGCTCCATCGGTGTTGGCTGGCAAAATTGATCCTATGCTTTTCGAAGCTCTATAT GCTTCCCAACATGCAATCTTCTTTTGTGCTCGAATTCCACAAATTTGGGCAAATTTCAAG AATAAGAGCACCGGGGAGCTTAGCTTTTTGACCTCTCTAATGAATTTTGCTGGATCCATGG TGAGAGTCTTTACCAGCATGCAGGAAAAGGCACCAATGAGTG TGGTTATGGGCTCGGTGATCGGCATTGTCACAAATGGTACGATCTTATCGCAGATAGTTTTGTACCAGAAACCACCTGCAAGGAAAGAGAAGAAATCCGACTAG
- the LOC125209283 gene encoding formin-like protein 5, producing MVGAPISYSGNPPQPQPPPAAATNPAMYPDATARYAAPPPQIYATPSAPISTLLPYGGQTPPYGAPPPTSAPINTSNLYPPNPPPTSTYPSAVPYPPSSAAAPPPFFPLYSTAPNSNTYPPNPAPTPFPPPAYAYPSAAPFQPSSAAAAPPPFPPCSAAPNHNKYPSSGQPPFGGGYQPPAAGAYTPAAYHSSQPPAGYGAPPPNGGVYPPQY from the exons ATGGTCGGAGCACCAATTTCTTACTCCGGCAACCCGCCTCAGCCTCAGCCTCCGCCCGCCGCCG CTACTAATCCGGCCATGTATCCCGACGCGACGGCGAGATACGCTGCGCCGCCACCTCAAATATACGCCACACCGAGCGCGCCCATCTCGACGCTCCTCCCATACGGCGGCCAAACGCCGCCTTACGGGGCGCCACCGCCGACATCCGCGCCTATCAATACGAGCAACCTCTATCCACCGAATCCGCCGCCGACTTCGACTTATCCCTCCGCCGTCCCATACCCGCCGTCGTCGGCCGCCGCCCCGCCGCCTTTTTTTCCTCTATACTCGACTGCTCCGAACAGCAACACATATCCGCCCAATCCGGCGCCGACGCCTTTTCCGCCGCCGGCTTATGCTTATCCATCCGCCGCCCCCTTTCAGCCGTCGTCCGCCGCCGCGGCGCCGCCTCCTTTTCCTCCATGCTCGGCTGCTCCgaatcataataaatatccTTCATCGGGTCAGCCGCCCTTTGGCGGCGGTTACCAGCCACCGGCCGCCGGCGCTTACACTCCGGCGGCGTATCATTCTTCACAGCCGCCCGCCGGTTACGGTGCGCCGCCGCCGAATGGTGGTGTCTATCCTCCCCAATATTGA